A window of Nocardiopsis sp. Huas11 genomic DNA:
CGGGAAGTGGCGGACCCAGGCCCGGTAGCCCTGCGGGGAGCCGCCCGCGTGGTGCAGGAGGAAGAGCCGGAACCGGCTCTCGGGGACGGGTCTGATCCGCGTCAGGACGCCCTCGTGCACTGTTCCTCCCATCGCTCTCCGATCCGGCACCGGAGCAAAGCTACCAGCCAGTAGAACTTGCCGGTAACAAGCGTTGCCGCCAGCCGGGCCGACCTTTGCCTATTATTCCTACCTACATGGTAGGTTTACGTTCGTCGTCCCTGCCATGACCAGCGACCGAGGGGCCGACCCCGAAGCGTCGGCCCCTCACCTGCCAGGATCGCGCCGGCGCGAAGGCCCGACTACTCCGAGGGCTCGGGCAGGGTCGGGCACTCCACGCTCGGGTTCACCCCGACGTAGTTCAACGGACCGACGAAAACGGTGCCCAGCGTGTGCCCGATGGTGGAGCACGAGGCCTCGTCGGGAGTGAAGAGACCTCGTTGGACTGCGGCGACCAGTCCGATCAGCAGCCACAGGATGACCAGGGTCGACAGAACGATCCGTAAGCGCATTCTTTGCCTCCAGGGGGCGGGTGAGGCGTCGTTGGCTTCGTCCATAACCTACCCCGAATGCGCGAACCCGTCCCCGATCGGGGACCGGGGCCTTCACGCGGGGGACACAAAGGAGCCCGAAGGAGGGTTGACGCGAACAGGGGGCCACCTTACGATGACCGGACAATTACGAAGCGTGTTCGTCATTGTGAACGGCGATCGTCGACCCGTACCCCCTACCCCCCACGCGGCACACCACCCCCCGTGCCCGACAGCAGGCCCGGCGGACCACCGGACCGAGACGGTCCGCGGCGGCCCGCGAGGCGGGGCCCACCCCACGGACCCGAGCCGGGCACCGCGCCCGCACGAAATGTTAGCGCTAACACTTCGGTCGCGGTTCCGCCGCCCCTGTCGGCCAGGATGCACCCGAGCCCGAGGAGGCTCTCCATGACACGACACCCCCGCACCCCCTCACCGTTCCTCTCCCGCCGCACGATGCTCGGCACGGCCCTGGCGACGGGAGCGCTGGCCGCGGTCCCGGCCGTGGCCACGGCCGCCGCCTCCCCGCTCGCCGCGGCAGCCGACTACCCCGGACCCGGTGTCGTCACCGGGGACGTCAGGCTGCACGACCCGTCCTTCGTCAAACGACCCGACGGCGGCTACCTGGTCGCCCACACCGCGCACGGCGTGGGCCTGAAGACCTCGACCGACCGCACGGCCTTCCGTAACGCGGGCACGGTCTTTCCCAACGGCGCGCCGTGGACCACCCCGTACACGGGCGGCGACCGCAACCTGTGGGCTCCACACCTGTCCCACGCCAACGGCCGCTACTACCTCTACTACTCCGCTTCGAGCTTCGGCTCGAACCGGTCCGCGATCTTCCTGGCGACCAGTACCAGCGGGGAATCCGGGACCTGGAGCGACGAGGGCCTGGTCATCGAGTCGTTCACCTCGAACGACTACAACGCGATCGACCCCCACCTGCAGGTGGACGCGCAGGGCCGGTGGTGGATGGCGTTCGGCTCGTTCTGGTCCGGGATCAAGATGGTCCGCATCGACCCGGCGACCGGCAAGCGCTACGACGGCGCCCTGTACTCGCTCGCCGGACGCGGCGGCGGGGCGATCGAGGCCCCGACCCTCTTCCACCGCGACGGCTGGTACTACCTGTTCGTCTCCTTCGACGTGTGCTGCAACGGCGCGGACAGCACCTACCGCGTCATGGTCGGCCGCTCCCGGGACATCATGGGCCCCTACCACGACCGCGCCGGCACCGCGATGACCTCCGGCGGCGGCACCGAGGTCCTGGCGGGCCACGGCGGCGTCCACGGCCCCGGGCACCAGGACGTCTTCGCCGACAGTGACAGCGACATCCTCGCCTACCACTACTACGCCGACGACGGCACGGCACTGCTGGGCATCAACCTGCTCGGTTGGGACTCCTCCGGCTGGCCCTACGTCCACTAGGCCACGCCCGCGCACCCCGCGCCGGTCCGCCGGACCCGGCCCGGCCCGGCGCGGCGCGGGGCCGCCGCCCGCCCTCAGGCGGGGGCGGTGTCCGGCTTGGTGATGGTCAGGCCCTGGCGCCGCGCCTGGGCCTCGCCCCAGGCGCAGAAGCGGTCGAGGAGCTCGTGCAGGTCGCTCCCCTGCTCGGTGAGCCGGTACTCCACCCGCGGCGGGACCTGCGGGTACTCCGTGCGCTGGACCAGGCCGTCGTCCTCGAGCCGACGCAGCTGCTGCGTGAGCACCTTCTGGGTGATGCCGGGGATCAGCCGGCGCAGCTGCCCGTGCCGCAGGACGCCGTGTTCGCGCAGGTACCAGAGGATCAACGGCTTCCAGCGACCGCCGATCAGGTCCACCGTCACCTCCACCGGACAGGAGTACACCCGATCCTCGGCCATGGCCCTCCTCTCAGCGGAGCGCTCCGCACGCCCCAGGCACCCGAAAGTACCTACTTGCGGGGGCTTCCGGCGAGTCCGTAGCGTGCGGTCATCGCGCGGGACCGAGCCCGCGTCCCTGTGAGAGGACCACATCGTGAAGGTCGGCATTCTGGGTTCCGGGTCGGTGGCCCGTGCCCTGGGCAGTGGCTTCCACGCGCGCGGGCACGAGGTCGTGTTCGGCACCCGCGATCCCGCCCAACTCGACGACTGGCTGGAACAGAACCCCGGCGGACGGGCGGAGGGCCTGGAGGCGGCGGCCGCCCACGGCGAGCTGGTCGTGCTGGCGGTCAAGGGCTCGGCCGCGGCCGAGGTGCTGCGCCGGGCCGACGCCGGCCGCACCCTGGCCGGGACGACGGTCATCGACACGACCAATCCCATCTCCGACGCACCGCCGGTGAACGGGGTGCTGGGCTACTTCACCGGGCCCGACGAGTCCCTCATGGAACGCCTCCAGACGGAGTTTCCCGAGGTGCGCTTCGTCAAGGCGTTCAACTCGGTGGGCCACCAGGCCATGGTCGACCCGGCGTTCGAGGGCGGGCCGCCCACGATGTTCGTGTGCGGCGACGACGCCGGAGCCAAGGCCGAGGTGACCGGGATCCTGGACGCCTTCGGGTGGGAGACCGAGGACATGGGCCCGGTCGAGGCGGCCCGCGCCATCGAGCCCCTGTGCGTCCTGTGGTGCCTGCCCGGCCTGTTGCACGGCCGTTGGGACCACGCGTTCAAGCTGGTGCGCGCCACGCCCTGACCGAGGCCGCGGGGCCCGTGCGCGTCGGCACGGGCCCCGCGGCGTTCGGCCGGACCGCCGTGGCGGCCGGATCAGCCGAGCCGGAAGTCGGCGACCCGGATGGGGGTGGAGGGGCGCTCGCCCGCCTCCTGGTACAGGATCGACAGCACGCCCTCGGCGGCGACCCTGGACTCGTCGACGAGAACCTCGCCGAAGGCGTCGATGTCGGAGCCGTCGTGGACCATCGTCCAGTCCGTCCAGCCGGACCCGGCCGTCGCCGCCATGATCCGGCCGAAGGGCATGACGACGTAGGCGGTGTCCTCGTCGGTCATGACCAGCCGGGAGCGGCCGAAGGCCTGGAGCGGCTCGGGGATCTCGACCTTGTGCCACTGGCCCGCGTCGTCCTGGTGCAGGTGGAAGACGTACCCCTGGCTCCGGCGGTCGCCGACGAAGTCGGTGGAGCAGTGCCCGAACCGGCCCGGCCGGTAGCTGATGAGGATGTGCGGGTTGCCCTCTCCGTCGACCGCCTGCGACTCCTGGTTCATCAGGGCGTAGTTCAGCGGCAGCGGGTCGACCACGTGGCCGGGGGTGTCCACGGACACCCGCCGCGAGGTCCCGGTGACCGCGGCCACGGCGCCGTCGTCCGTGCGCCAGGTGCGGCCCTCGTCGTCGCTGTAGACATAGCCGGTGTCGTGGTTGGACAGTCCGCCGGGGTGGCAGAGGATGTCGCCGCCCGCGGCCGTCTCGCGCCAGGTGAACGACGCGTGCAGGCGGCCGTCGTCACCGTAGCCGATGCCGTGCAGGTACATGTTTCGGCTGGTGCTGACCGCGCCGTTGGCCTCGTAGGAGCCCTCGGGGGAGGACCACGCGCCCAGGTGCTCCCAGTGGCCGTCGCCGTCGTCGTCCCCGTCGTACTCGGCCAGTTCCAGGGTGCCGTCACCGGATCCGCCGGTCCGGTAGGCCAGCTGCAGTCCGTCGTCGGGGGCGCTGATGAACCGCGGGTAGGTGATCGAGCCGAGGTCGAGCCCGTCCAGGTCCCGGCTGATCGGTGCGAAGGAGTCGAGGGACCAGGGGGCGTCGCCGGAGAGCAGGCCCCGGACCGAGCGCGTGTAGTGGACGCGGTTGTTGTGGGTGTCCATGGCCACGTGCAGGCTGCGGTCCTCGTCGGAGACGCCCAGCGAGATGCTGTTGTGCGAGTCGTCGACGCTGAGCCGGTGCGGCAGTTCCAGGGTCTGCCAGTCGCCGCCGCCGAGGTCGCGGCGGGCCAGGACGGCGTGCCGGCTCTCGGTGTACCAGGCGGCGTACTGGTGGTCGCCGTGGGTGATGATGCCGGACTGCTGGTAGGAGCCGTTGTTGACCAGGCCGTCGTAGGAGACGAAGTACAGGGCCTGCTCGTCCAGGGTCTGCGACCCCAGCGGGGTGGCCGCTGGCTCGACGGCCGCCGCGGCCGGGGAGGCCAGGGCGCCCACGAGGGGGGCGGCCAGTGTCAGTGCGAGGGCGGAGTTCAGGACGCGGGCGCGGGAGGCGGTGCGGAGGGGCATCCGGTGCCTTTCGACGGGGGCGGGGGGCGGTGCCGGGTCAGGCCAGGTGGAAGATCTCGGTGAGGGGGAGCATGCCCTCGTCGGGGCGGCCGGGCAGTCCCTCGAAGAAGGGCGCCATCTCGGCCTGCCAGCGGTCGTTGACGTCGGTGCGGGCCATCGCCGCGCGGGCCGCCTCGAAGTCCTCGGTCTCCAGGTAGCCCACGACCATGCCCTCGTCGGTACAGAAGAGGGAGTAGTTGTGCCAGCCGGTGTCGCTGAGCGCGGCGCGCATCTCGGGCCACACGGCGGCGTGCCGTTCCTTGTACTCCTCCAGTCGCTCCTGGCGGACCTTCAGGATGAAGCAGACGCGCTGCACGGTGTTCCTTTCCAGGGAGGGCGGGGCCGTCGCCCCACGATGAGCTCCGGGCGGGTGGTGGGTGACGCGCGGGCGGGGCTGCGCCGAAGGCGTCCGTTGAGGGTGGCCGCCCCCGCGCGAAGCGCCCCCGGCCGGTGGTGGGTGACGGGCGGGCCGCGATCGCCGTCGCGGCCCGCCCGGAGCAGGACTCTAGAAGTCGAAGTCGTCGATGTTGTCCTCGTTGAAGACCGTCGGCGGGCCGAGAACGACCTCGCCGTCCTCACCGACGGTGTACTCGCCCAGCTCACCGGCGGTGAAGGTCTCGCCCTCGGCACCGGTGATCTGTCCGGCCTTGAGCGCGGCACCCGTGTAGCCGGCCAGGTAGCCCAGCTCGTGCGGGTTCCACAGCGCGAACTCCTCGACGGTGCCGTCCTCGACGAACTCGCGCATCTGGTTGGGCGTGCCCAGACCGGTGATGGCGACCTCGCCCTTGTACTCGGAGTCGCTGACGTAGCGCGCCGCGGCGGCGATGCCCACGGTGGTCGGCGACACGACGCCGTCCAGGTCCGGGTAGGACTGCATCAGGCCCTGCATCTCCTGGAAGGACTCCAGGTCGTCGTCGTTGCCGTAGACGGTGTCGACCAGTTCCAGGTCGGCGTACTCGTCCTCCTGCAGAACCTCCTCCATCGCCGCGATCCAGGTGTTCTGGTTGGTGGCGTTGGGGGTGGCCGACAGGACCGCGAAGGTGCCCTCGCCGTCGAGCTGCGCGGAGATCATCTCCACCAGCGCGCGCCCGATCAGTTCGTCGGAGGACTGGTTGACGAACACGTCGGTGCAGTTGGCGTTGGAGTCGTAGCCCACGATGGCGGCGCCGTTGTCACGGGCCTCGTTGAGCGCCGGGCAGACCGCGTCGGGGTCGTTGGCGGCGATCACGATGACGTCGCTGGCCGCCTGGCTGGCGGCGTTGATGTACTCCACCTGGGAGTCGGCGGTGGGCTCGGTGCCGCCGCGCTCGGTGTACTCGCCCGCCAGTTCCTCGACCGCCTGCGCGCCACCGGCGTTGACGATGTCGGAGTAGGGGTTGTTGAGCTGCTTGGGCAGGAAGTCGATCTTCAGGCCCTCGGGGATCTCCGCGTCGGGGTCGGCGGTGCCGGTCGGACCGGAGCCGCCCGACTCGTCGGCGTCGTCGATGGTGGTGCCGCCGCACGCGGCGGTCATCAGCACCGCGGCGGCCGTGGCGACCAGGGCCAGGTGGCGCGGGCGCAGGGGATCGATCATGACTGTTCTCCGTTGTCTGGACGGTCGGTGGAGCTGGGTGCGGGCGCGGGTGTGGCCACGGGCGCGGCGGCGGGCGCACGTCTGGCGCGGACCTTGGCCACGAGGTTGGGCGTGACCACGGAGGCGATGAGGATCAGACCGGTGACGATCTGCAGGACCTCGCTGGAGAGCCCGAAGAGCTGGAGCGCGTTGCGGATGACGCCGAGCAGCAGGACGCCGCACATGACGCCGAGGATCGAGCCGACCCCGCCGAAGATGGACACCCCGCCGAGCAGGACGGCGGCCACGACCTGCAATTCCAGGCCGAAGGCCGTGTCGGCCCGGGAGGTGCCGTACTGCAGGGTCCAGAACACGCCCGCTCCGGCGGCGACGACACCGCTGAGGGTGAACAGCCAGAACTTCGTCCATCGGACGGGCGTTCCGGTGAAGCGCGCGGCCTCGTCGTTGTTGCCGATGTCGAACAGCGAGCGGCCGATCGACGTGGCGTGCAGCAGGACGGCGAAGAGCACCGCCAGGACCAGGACGGCCACGGCGATCCACGGCAGTCCCTGGATGCCGAGGAAGGGCGCACGGGCCCCGCTGACCCAGCTCTGCGGGTAGCTGGCCACGGCCCGGTCGCCCAGCAGGACATAGGCCAGGCCGCGGTACAGGGCCATCGTGCCGATGGTCACGGCCAGCGACGGCAGTCCCATCACGGTGACCAGGACGCCGTTGACGGCGCCCAGGGCCGCACCGACGGCCAGGCAGATCCACAGTGCCGACTCGATGGGCACCCCGGACTCCCACAGCACGCCCAGGGTGGCGCTGGTCAGGGCGAGCGTGCTCGCCACCGACAGGTCGATCTCGCCGGTGACGACGATGAGGGTCATCGGCAGGGCCATCAGGGCGATGGCGGCCACGCTCAGGAGCAGGAAGCTGATGTTGCGTCCGGACGCGAACATGTCGACGAACAGGGACGCGCCGAGCAGTGCCACGACGAGTGCGGCGATGACCGGTGACTCGCGCAGGGACAGCAGCGAGGCGATCCGCCGAGCGCCCCCGGGCCGGTCGGGGCCGGTCGCCGGGGCGACGGCCGGGCTGGAGATGACGCGTTCAGGCGCCACGGGCACCTCCTCCTCGAAGCTTGCGGGCCGTGCGCAGCGCCAGCAGGCGGTCCAGGCCGATGGCGGCCAGGATGAGCGCGCCCACCACGGCCTGCTGCCAGAACTGGTCGATCTGCCAGATGGGCAGGGCCGCGGTGATGGTGGTGAGCAGCACGGCACCCAGGGCGGCGCCGTAGACGGTGCCCACTCCCCCGGCGATGGCCACGCCGCCGACCACGGCCGCCGCGACGACCTGCAGCTCCATGCCGGTGCCGACGGTGGAGTCGACGGTGCCGTAGCGGGCGGCGAACAGCACGCCCGCGAGCCCGGCCAGGGCGCCGTTGACCGCGAAGGCGGTGATGACGCGGCGGCCGGCGGGGATGCCGGACAGGCGCGCGGCGTCGGCGTTGGAGCCGATCGCGTAGAGCTCGCGTCCGGAGCGGAAGTGGGCCAGGTACAGGCCCACGACCACGACCACCACGACGGCGATCGCCGCGGGCAGGGGCACCCCGAGGACGGGGACCCGGCCCAGCGTGAGGAAGGACGCGGGCATGTCGTGGGCGTTGACCTGTCCGCCGCTCGCCCACCAGTGGTTGAGGCCGCGGTAGGCGTACAGGGTCCCCAGGGTGACGACCAGGGCCGGGACCTGCACGGTGGTGACGAGCAGGCCGTTGGCCAGGCCGCAGGCCAGACCGATCAGCACACCCGCGAGCATGACGACCGGGACCGGCAGGCCCGGGAAGGTGACGAAGAGGATGCCGGTGCCGAAGGCCGACAGGCCCATGACCGAGCCGACCGACAGGTCGACGTTCTTGGTGATCAGGACCAGGGCCTGGCCCACGGCCAGGACCGCCAGGACGGTGGCGCCCAGGAACAGGTCGCGCACGCCCTGGTGGGACAGGAAGCCGGGGTTGTGCAGCCAGGTGGCCGCGATGAGGACGACGACGGCCAGCAGGACGCCGAGTTCGCGGACCTGGGGCCGGCGCCGGGCGGCCCGGGCGGTGGACGGGGGCGGCGCCCCCGTGGTCGAGGGGGTGGGGGCGGTGGTG
This region includes:
- a CDS encoding ABC transporter permease, whose protein sequence is MSTPTTAPTPSTTGAPPPSTARAARRRPQVRELGVLLAVVVLIAATWLHNPGFLSHQGVRDLFLGATVLAVLAVGQALVLITKNVDLSVGSVMGLSAFGTGILFVTFPGLPVPVVMLAGVLIGLACGLANGLLVTTVQVPALVVTLGTLYAYRGLNHWWASGGQVNAHDMPASFLTLGRVPVLGVPLPAAIAVVVVVVVGLYLAHFRSGRELYAIGSNADAARLSGIPAGRRVITAFAVNGALAGLAGVLFAARYGTVDSTVGTGMELQVVAAAVVGGVAIAGGVGTVYGAALGAVLLTTITAALPIWQIDQFWQQAVVGALILAAIGLDRLLALRTARKLRGGGARGA
- a CDS encoding helix-turn-helix domain-containing protein, producing the protein MAEDRVYSCPVEVTVDLIGGRWKPLILWYLREHGVLRHGQLRRLIPGITQKVLTQQLRRLEDDGLVQRTEYPQVPPRVEYRLTEQGSDLHELLDRFCAWGEAQARRQGLTITKPDTAPA
- a CDS encoding ABC transporter permease; amino-acid sequence: MPVAPERVISSPAVAPATGPDRPGGARRIASLLSLRESPVIAALVVALLGASLFVDMFASGRNISFLLLSVAAIALMALPMTLIVVTGEIDLSVASTLALTSATLGVLWESGVPIESALWICLAVGAALGAVNGVLVTVMGLPSLAVTIGTMALYRGLAYVLLGDRAVASYPQSWVSGARAPFLGIQGLPWIAVAVLVLAVLFAVLLHATSIGRSLFDIGNNDEAARFTGTPVRWTKFWLFTLSGVVAAGAGVFWTLQYGTSRADTAFGLELQVVAAVLLGGVSIFGGVGSILGVMCGVLLLGVIRNALQLFGLSSEVLQIVTGLILIASVVTPNLVAKVRARRAPAAAPVATPAPAPSSTDRPDNGEQS
- a CDS encoding BNR repeat-containing protein, whose product is MPLRTASRARVLNSALALTLAAPLVGALASPAAAAVEPAATPLGSQTLDEQALYFVSYDGLVNNGSYQQSGIITHGDHQYAAWYTESRHAVLARRDLGGGDWQTLELPHRLSVDDSHNSISLGVSDEDRSLHVAMDTHNNRVHYTRSVRGLLSGDAPWSLDSFAPISRDLDGLDLGSITYPRFISAPDDGLQLAYRTGGSGDGTLELAEYDGDDDGDGHWEHLGAWSSPEGSYEANGAVSTSRNMYLHGIGYGDDGRLHASFTWRETAAGGDILCHPGGLSNHDTGYVYSDDEGRTWRTDDGAVAAVTGTSRRVSVDTPGHVVDPLPLNYALMNQESQAVDGEGNPHILISYRPGRFGHCSTDFVGDRRSQGYVFHLHQDDAGQWHKVEIPEPLQAFGRSRLVMTDEDTAYVVMPFGRIMAATAGSGWTDWTMVHDGSDIDAFGEVLVDESRVAAEGVLSILYQEAGERPSTPIRVADFRLG
- a CDS encoding NADPH-dependent F420 reductase, which gives rise to MKVGILGSGSVARALGSGFHARGHEVVFGTRDPAQLDDWLEQNPGGRAEGLEAAAAHGELVVLAVKGSAAAEVLRRADAGRTLAGTTVIDTTNPISDAPPVNGVLGYFTGPDESLMERLQTEFPEVRFVKAFNSVGHQAMVDPAFEGGPPTMFVCGDDAGAKAEVTGILDAFGWETEDMGPVEAARAIEPLCVLWCLPGLLHGRWDHAFKLVRATP
- a CDS encoding L-rhamnose mutarotase, producing the protein MQRVCFILKVRQERLEEYKERHAAVWPEMRAALSDTGWHNYSLFCTDEGMVVGYLETEDFEAARAAMARTDVNDRWQAEMAPFFEGLPGRPDEGMLPLTEIFHLA
- the rhaS gene encoding rhamnose ABC transporter substrate-binding protein — its product is MIDPLRPRHLALVATAAAVLMTAACGGTTIDDADESGGSGPTGTADPDAEIPEGLKIDFLPKQLNNPYSDIVNAGGAQAVEELAGEYTERGGTEPTADSQVEYINAASQAASDVIVIAANDPDAVCPALNEARDNGAAIVGYDSNANCTDVFVNQSSDELIGRALVEMISAQLDGEGTFAVLSATPNATNQNTWIAAMEEVLQEDEYADLELVDTVYGNDDDLESFQEMQGLMQSYPDLDGVVSPTTVGIAAAARYVSDSEYKGEVAITGLGTPNQMREFVEDGTVEEFALWNPHELGYLAGYTGAALKAGQITGAEGETFTAGELGEYTVGEDGEVVLGPPTVFNEDNIDDFDF
- a CDS encoding arabinan endo-1,5-alpha-L-arabinosidase, whose translation is MTRHPRTPSPFLSRRTMLGTALATGALAAVPAVATAAASPLAAAADYPGPGVVTGDVRLHDPSFVKRPDGGYLVAHTAHGVGLKTSTDRTAFRNAGTVFPNGAPWTTPYTGGDRNLWAPHLSHANGRYYLYYSASSFGSNRSAIFLATSTSGESGTWSDEGLVIESFTSNDYNAIDPHLQVDAQGRWWMAFGSFWSGIKMVRIDPATGKRYDGALYSLAGRGGGAIEAPTLFHRDGWYYLFVSFDVCCNGADSTYRVMVGRSRDIMGPYHDRAGTAMTSGGGTEVLAGHGGVHGPGHQDVFADSDSDILAYHYYADDGTALLGINLLGWDSSGWPYVH